GCGACGGCGGCGGTGACGAGGGTGCCGCTGACGCCCGGAAGGGTGGCACCCTCGAGGAACGTCTCGTCGGGGTTGAACGCCCAGACGTGAAACACCCAGCCGACGAGCATCGCGGTGATAAGCGGGAGGTACACCCGGCGAAGCCGGTGGCTGAACGCACCGCGGTAGCTGATATTTCGTTCGGGCTCGCGGTAGTCCCGACTCAGCTCCGCCCGCCACGCTTCGCGTTCGATACCCTGGGAGGGATCGAGCGCGTTCGCGAACAGGTTCTCCTGAATCACCCGGACCCGTGAGCGCCAGATGTCGTAGTCGCGAAACCGTCTGGCCTCGATGAACAAGAATACGGTTCCCATAATGAGTCCGGCGAGGATCACCGCGTGGGAGACCTCTCCGGAGAAGGCGTAGGCGACGATCGCCGACATCACCGTCACGGCCCAGTTCGTCGTCGTATCAAGTCGGTCGCGCCACTCGACCATCCGCTCCATCTCCCCGCGGTAGAGGTGGGCCGCGACCGAGCCGAGGCCGGTGCTCTCATCGACCATCTCGCGGCCGATCTCTGCCTGCTCCGGATCCTCGGGATCGAACTCCGAATCGCCCATACCGTCCGTACGCTCCCGAGCGGGATCGCTGTTCGTACCGTCCCCGACCCGTGACTGTCAGTCGCGGCTGCCGTCGCCACGGCCAGTGCGATCACGACTCCTCGTCTGCGTACGTCTCCTGAAACCGATCGATCTGTCCGTCGGTTCCGGCGATCACGATCGAATCACCGCGCTCGAGACGCGTTCCGTCGACGTCGGAGTGGTACTCCCCGTTTCGCTCGAGGCCGACGACGATACAGTCCGTCTGCTCGCGGACTGTCGCCGTCTCCAGTTTTGAGTCGACGAGCCCCGGAGCAGCGAGCTGTCGCAACCGGAGCTGGTCGCCAAGCGGCATCACCTCCCGTTCGAACGCCCGCAGCGCGATCATCCGTCCCGCGACGTTCGGCAGGGCGAGGACGTGATCGGCACCCGCCGCTCGCAGCGCTCGCAGGCTGTCCGTGGTATCGGCGCCGACGATGATCTCGGCGTCCGGATGCAGGGCGTCCGCGGTCAGCGTTACCAGGACCGCGTCGTCGTCGCGTTCGACCGCGATGACGACCGTCCCAGCGTCCTCGATTCCGGCCGCAAGCAGCGTCTCCTCCTCGGTTGCGTCGCCAACGACGTCGACGATCTCGTCGTCCTCGCGGTCGACGACGGTGGTCTCGAGCCCGGCGCGTTCGAGAGTGCCGGCGGCCGTCCGCCCGACGAGTCCGGCGCCGACGACGACGACCGGCTCCTCGGTCGTCCGGTACGGGCTCCCAGGGGAGCCGGTCCGGTCCGCAACAGCCTCGAGTGCCGATTCGGTACCGGCGATCAGCAGCGAGGTGTTCTCGTCGACGTGGACCTGCTCCGAGAGCTCGGTAACGAAATCCCCTCGGACCCACGCGCCAACGACGGTCGCGCCGGTCTCCTCGAGGGACTGCGTTTCGGCCATCGTCTCGTCGAACAGTTCGGCGTCGGCATCGACGTAAAACTCGGTGAGATCGAGGCCATCGCCGAGCGTGATCTCCCCTTCGGGTGCGGGGGCGATCACCGTTCTGATCCGATCGCCCAGCGCCTTCCCGAGGCGGTGTTTCGGCGAGAGCACCTCGTCGACGCCGGCGTACCGGAAGTACCGCGCCCGCGAAGGGTCGGTGACGAGGACGAAAAGAGCGGCCCTCGGATCGCGGCTCTCGATCGCGAGTACGGTGGCGACGAACTCGCGTTCGGTCGCGTCGACGACGACGGCCGTTGCCTCCTCGAGTCGTACCGCCTCGAGCACGCGGTCGTCGTCGGGTTCCCCGTACAGTACCGCGAGCCCGTCCTCGTGAAGCCGCTGGGCGCGATCCTCGTCTCCCTCGAGGATCACGTACGGCGTTCCGTCGGCCTCGAGCTCGTCGACCAGCGTGTCACAGAGTGCGGTGTAGCCGACGACGACGACGTGATCCTCGATCCGGTCGATCTCCTCGGGCGGCGACGGCTGAACGAGCGTCTCGAGCCAGGGGACGACGAACTGCGGGATCGCGACGGCGATGTAGGCGATTCCGGTGACCTGTACCAGCAACACCAGCGCGGTCATCTCGAGAGTTGTCCAGGGAGCGTCCTGGCCGTACCCCGTCGTCGTCATCGACTGGACGACGAGCTCGAGGGACTGGTACCAGGTCCGGGATTCGCCCTCGTAAACGGCCATCCCCCACCGGTAGGTGAGCGTGTACAGCGCGATCAGAAAGAGGAGCGAGCCGACGTACACCGCCAGTCGCCGGGTGAGTTTTACCACGACCGTTCACCCGTGGCTCGTCTAGAGAGGGCGCGACCGGGGCAGCACACGCGAAGCATACGGGACCGATCACTCCAGGGAATATCGTTCTTGCCCGCTGAGACGGATCGGCCCGGCAGAAGACTCTCGAAGCGCGATTCGCTTTCGACCTCGAGGACGTCGAACGGCGACGGAGATCAGTCGCTTTCGGCGCCGCGAACCCGGGTCAGGACGTTTCGCTCCCGGAGTATCGTGACGACAGCCCAGCCGAGAACGATGACCTCGAGCGCCAGCACGACCGGGTGGAGCGTGTGCGTAATGTCGGTCACGGGGAGAACGATCGTTACCGTCTCGAACGCCTCCCGCTCGCCCGGGGGCGGCCCGAGAAAGAGCACGTAGTACGGCGTCGCGGAGAGCCCCTGGGTCGTCGCCACGTTCAGGAAGTCGGTCGCGATGTGGACCAGCCAGCCAAGCGACAGCGCCGCGCCGCGACGGCCGAACAGGCGCGTGAGAACGAGTCCGGCGGGAACGGCGACCGCGATCGAGTGGGCGACGGTGTGGGAAAACGGCGTCAGGCCGAGCCAGTAGAGGGGCCGATCGACGAGGTCGGGAAGCGCCGAGCCGACGACGAGGTACGCGATCGGAAACCGCGTGTAGACGCCCAGCAGGTACCCCATCGCCAGGTGCGTCGGAAAGGTAAGGTGGAGCATCGTGGAGGCGACTACGGGATCGCAGGCGCTCGCGGGACTTCAACCGTCGGTGCGCAATCGAACAGGAGAAATCGAACCGGTCGGGTCGTGTCGATCAGGCCACGTCGTTCGGGCCGAACTCGTCGACCCCGCCCGTCTCGAGTCCGGACTCGAGGTCGGCGACCGCGTCGGGCGCGATCTCTTCGAGCGCGCGCTCGAAGTGGTCAGCAGTGAGTTCGATCGCCTCGACGTCGGAGTCCTCCCCGGTAGTCTCGCGTTCGACGTGTTCGCGGACCGCGATCGTCGCGGCCTCCCGGCAGACGGCCTCGATGTCGGCACCGGTATAGCCCTCGGTCTCTTCGGCTAGCGTATCGAGGTCGACGTCCGCGGCCAGCGGCCGGTTCTGGGTGTGGATCCGGAAGATCTCACGTCGGGCGTCCGTGTCTGGCTCGCCGACCTCGACGTGGCGGTCAAGCCGGCCAGGCCGGAGCAGGGCGTCGTCGATCAGCTCCGGCCGGTTCGAGGCCGCGACGACGACGACGTCCTCGAGCTCCTCGAGGCCGTCGAGTTCGGTCAGCAGCTGGGAGACGACCCGCTCGCCGACGTTGGAGTCGCCGCTCCCGCTGCCGCGTTTGGACGCAATGGCATCGATCTCGTCGAAGAAGATGATCGTCGGGGCGTTCGCGCGGGCCTTCTCGAAGACCTCGCGGACCCCCTTCTCCGACTCGCCGACGTACTTGTCGAACAGCTCCGGCCCCTTGACCGAGATGAAGTTCGACTGGGACTCGTTCGCGACGGCCTTGGCGAGCAGCGTCTTCCCGGTGCCCGGCGGCCCGTGTAGCAGGACTCCCTTCGCGGGGCTGAGACCGACCTGCTCGTAGGCGTCGGCGTGTTCCATCGGCCACTGGATCGCCTCGCGGAGCCGTCCCTTCGCCTCCTCGAGCCCACCGACGTCCTCCCAGGTGACGTCCGGGACTTCGACGAACACCTCCCGCATCGCCGAGGGTTCGACCCCACGGAGCGCGCTCCGGAAATCCTGTGCGGTGACCTCGATTTTCTCGAGGACCTCGGCGTCGATCTCGTCGGCTTCGAGGTCGAGTTCGGGCCGGAGCCGACGCATGGCGGTCATCGCCGCCTCCTTCGCGAGGTTCTCGAGGTCGGCGCCGACGAAGCCGTGGGTGTTCTCGGCGAAGCGCTCGAGGTCGACGTCCTCGGCCAGGGGCATGCCGCGGGTGTGGATCTGGAGGACCTCCTCGCGGCCGGCGGCGTCGGGGACGCCGATCTCGATCTCCCGGTCGAACCGACCCGGTCGACGCAGGGCGGGGTCGATCGCATCGACGCGGTTCGTGGTGCCGATGACCGTGATCTCGCCGCGGTCCTCGAGGCCGTCCATCAGCGAGAGCAGCTGGGCGACCACGCGGCGCTCGACGTCGCCCTGGACGTCTTCGCGTTTGGGCGCGATCGAGTCGAGCTCGTCGATGAAGACGATCGCGGGCTCGTTCTCGGCGGCCTCCTCGAAGATATCTCGAAGCTGCTCCTCGCTCTCGCCGTAGTACTTCGACATGATCTCCGGGCCGGAGAGCGTCACGAAGTGGGCGTCGACCTCGCTGGCGACCGCCCGCGCGATGAGGGTCTTCCCGGTTCCCGGCGGACCGTGGAGCAACACGCCCTTCGGGGGCTCGATGCCCAGCGTCCGGAACAGCTCGGGGTGGCGCATCGGCAGCTCGATCATCTCGCGGACCTGCTCGAGCTCGTCTTCCAACCCGCCGACGTCCTCGTAGGCGACGTCCGGGCTCTCGATCTCGCTTCCGTCCTCGATCGGTCCGTCGGCCTCGATCTCGAGGCGGTCAGCGTCGCGCTCGACGAGTTCGACGTCGGTCCGGTTACCGACGACAACCGTGTCGCCGGGCTCGGTGTCGACGACGGTGATCGGCAGGCGGCGACCCGAGCGACTCGAGAGCAGCCCGAACCCCAGCGACACCGAGAGGGTATCGCCGGGGCTGACGGCTCGCTCCGAGAGCTTGTCCTGCAGGTAGGATCCGATGTCGCCTTGAATGCGGACGTTCTCCGGAAGCGCGACCCGTACTCGCTCGGCGGGTTCGACGTTCGCGGGCTCGACCGAAACCGGGTCGTCGATTCGGGCGCCGACCGCCTGCCGCAGCTCGCCGTCGATCCGGACGATCCCGTGACCGACGTCCTCGGAGCGACCCGGCCACACGCGGGCGATCGCGCGTCCGTCGCGTCCCTCAATCGCGACGAACTCGCCGCTCGAGACGCCCATCTCTTTCATCGTCTCTCGGTCGATCGATGCGAGTCCACTCCCAGCGTCCTTTCGCTTGAGTGGTTTGACTCGGAGTCGCATGGTAACGAATGGGACGAAAAACGACCGCGTTACGCGGTCACCGGTTCGCCGGCGGATGCCGGGTAGCGATCCGCTTCCGACGACCGCTTACTCACCCTCGAGGGGAATCTCCTTTCCGCGGGTGTCCGGTGCCGCGGTCGGGAGCGTCACCTCGAGGACGCCGTTGGTGTACTCGGCACTGATCTCGTCGTCGTCGACGGTCTTGGGGAACCGGAACCGACGGTGGTAGGTCTTCTTCCGTCCGCGATCCTCATCGACGTGTTCGGCGGCGACATTAAGGACGCCGTCGTCCCACGCCAGGTCGATCTCCTCGTGTTCGAACCCTGGCATGTCGATCGTGAGGACGAACTTGTCGTCCTCCTCGTACAGTTCGTAGTCGTCGCTTCCGCGGTCGCCGAACAGCTGGGACGGCATATCAAGGCTCTGTGTCCAGGTGCTTGCGGTCGGTCGGAGCACCATGGGTGATTCACCTCGCGTGCAGTAGATGATTGCGTGCGGTTCGTAATAAGTATTTCGCCAATAGGGGTGGCCCCGAGTGAAAAGGACCAACTGGAAGCACCTCCAAGAACCACCTATGGGACTTGGAAGCACTGCAAAGAAGCTCCAGGGGATGTCCGAACGCGCCGAAGCGCTGTACAAGCAGGTACAGGAGCTCCAGCAACGGATCACCAACCTCGAGGAGGAGGTCGACGACACCCACGACACCGTCAACCGGATAGACCACCAGCTGACCGAACAGCGCGAACTGCTGCTCGCGATGGCCGAACAGCAGGGGATCGACGGCGAGGAGATCCTCGCTGACACCGCGATCGACCAGGCCGAACTCGAGTCGGATGACGAGCCGGCCGAACCTGGCGAGACGACCGCCGAGTAGCCGAGGTCGCGTTCCGTCGATTCGATTTTCCGCCCGAACAGTGGCGAAACCGCCCTCCGGAAACGGGGGATAGCAAGAACTAACAGTGGGGGCAACATTTGCCAGCACGATGACGACCCACGAGCGACCGGTGGACTCGGTGCTCGAGACGATCGGTCGGACGCCGCTCGTTCGCCTCCAGGAGAGTCCGGGCGACGTACAGATCTACGCCAAACTCGAGTCGTTCAACCCCGGCGCGAGCGTCAAGGACCGAATCGGCCGCTACATGCTCGAACGGATGCTCGAGCGGGGCGACCTTCCCGCCGGCGGGACGGTGATCGAACCCACCGCCGGCAACACGGGGATCGGCCTCGCGATCGCCGCCCAGCAGCTGGGTCTCGACGCGATGTTCGTCGTTCCCGAGCGCTTCAGCGTCGAGAAACAGCAGCTCATGGACGCCCTCGGCGCCGAGGTGATCAACACCCCGACCGACGACGGGATGGGTGGGGCGATCGACCGCGCCCACGAACTCGCCGCGGAGCTAGACGACGCCGTCGTCCCCCAGCAGTTCTCGAACCCGCTGAACACGGAGGCCCACTACGAGACGACCGCGCCGGAGATCTACGAGGCCCTCGATGGGGAGGTCGGCGCGGTCGTCGCCGGCTGTGGCACCGCCGGGACGCTGATGGGGCTGGCTCGCTACGCCCTCGAACACGACGACTCGACCCACGTTGCCGCCGTCGAGCCCGAGGGGTCAGTGTACGGCGAACTGCTCGAGGACGACCGCGAGGAAGGCGAGTACAAGATCGAGGGGATCGGCACTCACGACCCCTCGACCAACGAGCTGTTCGATCCGGAGCTGGTCGATGCGGTCCACGCTATCTCCGACCGGGCGGCCCACGAGGAGCTCGCCCGGCTCGCCCGCGAGGAGGGCCACCTGGTGGCCTCGAGCGCGGGCGCGGCGAGCGTCGCTGCCGAACGGGTCGCTCGACGGATCGACGAGGGCGACCTCGAGACGCCCCACAACACCGTCGTCACGGTGTTTCCCGACTCGAGCGAGCGCTACCTCTCGAAGGGAATCTACCGCTCGTTCGAGGAGTGGTCGTCGTGACGATCCCAGCCCACCACCCTACCACGTAGCCGGCTACTGGTAGAGCTTCTTGGCGTCGACGACGTCCAGGGTCTCGTCCTGCTCGGCCTCCCAGACCCGCACGACGAGATGCGCCTTGCAGTGGTACTCCACCATTTCCATCCCCGTCCGCTCGTTTCTGAGCACGAGCTGGCAGGTCCCCTCGTTCGAACAGTCCCCGGACCGGTCACACATTACCTTCCCGTATTCCTCTGGTCGGTAAGTCTTTGTCGGTGGTTGGGGATTCTGCAGCCACCAACAGCGTCGCCCGCGAGGCGACGGAATTCGGGCTCCGGTCAGGCGACGTGCCGTCGGTGCTCGACCTTCATACACCGGTCCTGAACGACGGCTCGGCCGCTCTCCTCCGCGCGAGCGGCGGCCTCGTCGTCGCTGATCCCGAGCTGGGTCCAGATCACCGGGACGTCCTCGCGCTCGAGAACATCGTCGACGATCCCCGCGACCTCCTCGCTGGGACGGAAGAGACAGACGACGTCGATCTCCCGATCGACGTCCGACAGCGAGGCGGCGGCCGGCCGATCGAAGATCTCCGTGGCGTTCGGGTTGATCGGGATTACGTCGTACCCCTGCTCGAGGAGGTACCGGGGCACGTCGTGGGCGGCCTTCCCGGGCGTGCTCGAACAGCCGACGACCGCGATCGTCTCGTACTCGAAGATCTCTCGGAGTCGGTCGGCGTCGGTAACTGGCATACCCGTCCTAGCGGGGCCGAACGTAAACCTCGTACGGCCCGATCAGCGCGCGAGCCCGGTCGTCCGGACCGTCGGCTCGCCGTCCTCGGCGGCTTCGACCTCAACCAGCCCGTCGAACAGCTGTTTGAGCGTGTTCATCGTCTGCTCGTCGTGGGCCGTCGCGTCGATGACGTAGACCCCCAGCGCGTCGGCGCTCTGGAGGCGACCCGTAAAGACGTGGAGGAACCGAAACACCGTCTGCAGATCGCCGTAGGTCAACAGCGTCGAGACCGACGATAGGAGCACGCGGTTCCGGGCCAACTCCCGATCCTCGTAGAACTCCTGGAGAAACGCCGAGAGCTCGACTCCGATGCCGGTCATGTCGACCGGCGAATCGGCGTAACTGACGCGGGGATCGTCTTCGGCAGTTCCGACGCCGCGTTGCTCGGTTACACAGTCGACGATCCCGACGTTCGCCTCGTCGGGAAAGTGCGGGAGCAACGTCTCGGCGCCGTCTTTCGTCGACACGACGATCGTTCCCTCCCCACGGGCCGCTCCCGCCTTCAACACGTCGAGCGCGAGCTCGTGTTTCCCCGTCAGCGGCGGTCCCGACACGAGGACGTTCGTCCCGGGCTCGACTTCGACGTCCGGCCCGACGGTAGCGAGATCATACATAGCTGCTGGGCATCCGGTGGTACGCCCCCTCGAATCGCACGACGCGAGCGTTCGATAGGAAGATCGACCAACCTACGTATAGTACTTTTGATCCTCCCGATCTTCCGCCCGATCAGACGATACCGCCGGTTACCTCGACCGCGCGTCCGAGGATGAACGCGACGGCCGCGAGGAACATTCCGTACTTCAGCCTGGACTGGCCGGCCGCCGGGTTCCCGAAGCTCTCGTAGGCCGCGTACAGCATGATCGCGTTCGCCGGAACCACCGCAGCCAGATAGACCGCGCCGAACTCGTCGAGGACGTACGGCAGCGGGCTCGCCAGGACGGCCGCGACCAGCAACGCGGTGGCGACCCACAGCGCGGGCCGTTCGCCGATCGCGATCGGCAGCGTGTTCAACCCCTCCTCGCGGTCGCCCGCGACGTCCTCGACGTCCTTGATGATCTCGCGGGTCAGGGTCGCGACCCCGGCCAGGAGAAAGAGGACGGCCGCGGGGCCGATCTCGCCGACGGCCGCGGCCCCGAACAGGAACGTGCTCCCGACGAGGTAGGCCACCAGCGCGTTGCCGAGCCCGGGCAGGCCCTTGAACAGCTCCGTGTACGCGACCAGCGCGACGAGGTTGATTGCCGCGATTGCGATCGCCAGCCAGGGCAACAGTAACGCGAGCACGACGGCGGCCCCGAACAGCACGACACTGAACGCGAGCGCGCCGCGAGGACTGACCGCACCGCGCGGGATCGCCCGCTCGGGCTGGTTGATCCGATCGATCTCTCTGTCGAAGTAGTCGTTGATCGCGTTCCCGCCCCCGACGGCAAGCCCCGTCGCCGCGACGGCCGCCGTCACCTCGACGGGATGGTTCGTCACGCCACCGGCGACGAACGCGCCGATAAACGTCAGGACGCTCGCGGCGATCACGTTCACCGGCCGTGTCAACTCGAGCACTCCCCGGAGCGTCTCCCCCGCAGTCATACCCCGATCTGCTCAGGCAGCGAGGATAAACGGTCCGATCTCTACCGCCACTCCTCGAGATCACAGAGATCCGCGTCGGCGACCGAGAGCCAGGCTCCAGCCCGCTCGTCGGCGTCGGCTTCGAGGGGAACCGCCATCCAGACGTCCTCGTCCTCGTCGCCGCACAGCTCGAGGGGCTGGCCCTCGGACGATTCGTCGTCGACGCCGGATTCGGGCGACTCGTGTACCGTCATATCCGTGTGTATGGCCTTCGGGTATAAAGAGGGCTCGAGCCGATTGCCAACAAGTGGGAACGCGTCCTCGTCGACCGCGGGTTGGCGGTCGTAGGTGCGTCGGTCGTAGGTGTGACGACGCGTCTCGCGGCAGCGAAAAATCGAGTGACTTATACGGAGCCGACGGGAACGAACGGGTGAGGGCGCTTAGCTCAGTCTGGACAGAGTACTTGGCTTCGGACCAAGCTGTCGCGGGTTCAAATCCTGCAGCGCCCATCACATTCTGTTACGGTCCACATCCGACAGACGGCGTCGGGTTCCTTTTAATGACCGGGGCCGTGGTCCACGTTGATTTCATCACGGACTGTTACGCGGGTCCGTCCCCTCCTGTGATTCCGTACATCCAACTTCCACGGCATCCTACATAGAAGCCCGTATCCCTCCACGACCTGCTACTATAGCAATTGAAAGAAACCAGCGAACGAGAACTAGCATCGACCTTGTGATTGTCTTCAATGCGGCCCGTCCGACAATGACCAGTAGTTGGTAATACAATTTTCTTTACTCAAAGTAAAGCATGAAACCCGTGTTACGTACAGGTAAAAGACTGAGCGGTGAGGTTGTTGTCATTCACATCCTCACATAGCATCTATGAAGGCCTCAGATTAAGAGTCAGGAGATGCCCGACGGGGAGAGTGAAAGAGCGGTGGCCCAGTGTACGTCCTGTGGGTCGGCCTATGCTGCCGAAATATGGTCTGATGGGACGGTCCAACCTATTGGAACAAAAGATGGCTGTCAGTGCGGTTCAACCGATTTCCAAGTTATCGAAGATTCCACTGACACTACTCCAAAAACGGACACCACTGATTGACGATTAATGGTCAGTTCGCACCTCTACGTAACGATTCGACCGAGTCAGATATAGCACCAGATCTGAATAGAGAATCCCGTGTTTCCAACTACTGCTGTAGAACGGTTCAGGAGCGGTGGCGCGTTAAATGTAGCCGTCGTCGCTTCCTCGCTTCTCCCGGACTTCCTCCAACAAGTCTCTGTGGAGTTTGCGCCGCTCCTCTTCGGATCGCTCATCGTAGT
This genomic window from Natronococcus occultus SP4 contains:
- a CDS encoding geranylgeranylglycerol-phosphate geranylgeranyltransferase translates to MTAGETLRGVLELTRPVNVIAASVLTFIGAFVAGGVTNHPVEVTAAVAATGLAVGGGNAINDYFDREIDRINQPERAIPRGAVSPRGALAFSVVLFGAAVVLALLLPWLAIAIAAINLVALVAYTELFKGLPGLGNALVAYLVGSTFLFGAAAVGEIGPAAVLFLLAGVATLTREIIKDVEDVAGDREEGLNTLPIAIGERPALWVATALLVAAVLASPLPYVLDEFGAVYLAAVVPANAIMLYAAYESFGNPAAGQSRLKYGMFLAAVAFILGRAVEVTGGIV
- a CDS encoding DUF5798 family protein; translated protein: MGLGSTAKKLQGMSERAEALYKQVQELQQRITNLEEEVDDTHDTVNRIDHQLTEQRELLLAMAEQQGIDGEEILADTAIDQAELESDDEPAEPGETTAE
- a CDS encoding potassium channel family protein: MVKLTRRLAVYVGSLLFLIALYTLTYRWGMAVYEGESRTWYQSLELVVQSMTTTGYGQDAPWTTLEMTALVLLVQVTGIAYIAVAIPQFVVPWLETLVQPSPPEEIDRIEDHVVVVGYTALCDTLVDELEADGTPYVILEGDEDRAQRLHEDGLAVLYGEPDDDRVLEAVRLEEATAVVVDATEREFVATVLAIESRDPRAALFVLVTDPSRARYFRYAGVDEVLSPKHRLGKALGDRIRTVIAPAPEGEITLGDGLDLTEFYVDADAELFDETMAETQSLEETGATVVGAWVRGDFVTELSEQVHVDENTSLLIAGTESALEAVADRTGSPGSPYRTTEEPVVVVGAGLVGRTAAGTLERAGLETTVVDREDDEIVDVVGDATEEETLLAAGIEDAGTVVIAVERDDDAVLVTLTADALHPDAEIIVGADTTDSLRALRAAGADHVLALPNVAGRMIALRAFEREVMPLGDQLRLRQLAAPGLVDSKLETATVREQTDCIVVGLERNGEYHSDVDGTRLERGDSIVIAGTDGQIDRFQETYADEES
- a CDS encoding CoA-binding protein, with protein sequence MPVTDADRLREIFEYETIAVVGCSSTPGKAAHDVPRYLLEQGYDVIPINPNATEIFDRPAAASLSDVDREIDVVCLFRPSEEVAGIVDDVLEREDVPVIWTQLGISDDEAAARAEESGRAVVQDRCMKVEHRRHVA
- a CDS encoding PLP-dependent cysteine synthase family protein, producing the protein MTTHERPVDSVLETIGRTPLVRLQESPGDVQIYAKLESFNPGASVKDRIGRYMLERMLERGDLPAGGTVIEPTAGNTGIGLAIAAQQLGLDAMFVVPERFSVEKQQLMDALGAEVINTPTDDGMGGAIDRAHELAAELDDAVVPQQFSNPLNTEAHYETTAPEIYEALDGEVGAVVAGCGTAGTLMGLARYALEHDDSTHVAAVEPEGSVYGELLEDDREEGEYKIEGIGTHDPSTNELFDPELVDAVHAISDRAAHEELARLAREEGHLVASSAGAASVAAERVARRIDEGDLETPHNTVVTVFPDSSERYLSKGIYRSFEEWSS
- a CDS encoding DUF2270 domain-containing protein, producing MGDSEFDPEDPEQAEIGREMVDESTGLGSVAAHLYRGEMERMVEWRDRLDTTTNWAVTVMSAIVAYAFSGEVSHAVILAGLIMGTVFLFIEARRFRDYDIWRSRVRVIQENLFANALDPSQGIEREAWRAELSRDYREPERNISYRGAFSHRLRRVYLPLITAMLVGWVFHVWAFNPDETFLEGATLPGVSGTLVTAAVALYYATLLVLAVPLSSKERGESGEADHGDID
- a CDS encoding Hsp20/alpha crystallin family protein; the protein is MVLRPTASTWTQSLDMPSQLFGDRGSDDYELYEEDDKFVLTIDMPGFEHEEIDLAWDDGVLNVAAEHVDEDRGRKKTYHRRFRFPKTVDDDEISAEYTNGVLEVTLPTAAPDTRGKEIPLEGE
- a CDS encoding CDC48 family AAA ATPase; its protein translation is MRLRVKPLKRKDAGSGLASIDRETMKEMGVSSGEFVAIEGRDGRAIARVWPGRSEDVGHGIVRIDGELRQAVGARIDDPVSVEPANVEPAERVRVALPENVRIQGDIGSYLQDKLSERAVSPGDTLSVSLGFGLLSSRSGRRLPITVVDTEPGDTVVVGNRTDVELVERDADRLEIEADGPIEDGSEIESPDVAYEDVGGLEDELEQVREMIELPMRHPELFRTLGIEPPKGVLLHGPPGTGKTLIARAVASEVDAHFVTLSGPEIMSKYYGESEEQLRDIFEEAAENEPAIVFIDELDSIAPKREDVQGDVERRVVAQLLSLMDGLEDRGEITVIGTTNRVDAIDPALRRPGRFDREIEIGVPDAAGREEVLQIHTRGMPLAEDVDLERFAENTHGFVGADLENLAKEAAMTAMRRLRPELDLEADEIDAEVLEKIEVTAQDFRSALRGVEPSAMREVFVEVPDVTWEDVGGLEEAKGRLREAIQWPMEHADAYEQVGLSPAKGVLLHGPPGTGKTLLAKAVANESQSNFISVKGPELFDKYVGESEKGVREVFEKARANAPTIIFFDEIDAIASKRGSGSGDSNVGERVVSQLLTELDGLEELEDVVVVAASNRPELIDDALLRPGRLDRHVEVGEPDTDARREIFRIHTQNRPLAADVDLDTLAEETEGYTGADIEAVCREAATIAVREHVERETTGEDSDVEAIELTADHFERALEEIAPDAVADLESGLETGGVDEFGPNDVA
- a CDS encoding RAD55 family ATPase, which codes for MYDLATVGPDVEVEPGTNVLVSGPPLTGKHELALDVLKAGAARGEGTIVVSTKDGAETLLPHFPDEANVGIVDCVTEQRGVGTAEDDPRVSYADSPVDMTGIGVELSAFLQEFYEDRELARNRVLLSSVSTLLTYGDLQTVFRFLHVFTGRLQSADALGVYVIDATAHDEQTMNTLKQLFDGLVEVEAAEDGEPTVRTTGLAR